The Elusimicrobiales bacterium genome contains a region encoding:
- the lysA gene encoding diaminopimelate decarboxylase — translation MKQYHLPVAAGLLRDIAARAGTPVFVYSEKELEDRFFSYEKPLAGCGHLICYALKANSNLSVCRKLAALGAGADVVSGGELARALEAGFEPRKIIFTGVGKTDAEHEAAIKAGILFINLESAEEAAALEKTASRLRRRCSISVRINPDIDPRTHKYISTGKKGSKFGVSVGEAVGIYRMAAKSRFLEPVAVHSHLGSQIKDVSVFEKNARFLLWLRGELQNHLGARLSHIDIGGGWHCEEGLPPDPPEKMLARALKVLRGCGATVMVEPGRSIAAPAGLLLAKVIYRKQSGGKKFAVVDAAMNDLLRPALYGAAHPVVSLSAGGRAAVFNIVGPVCESGDFLGVNMKISPPRQGDILAVLSCGAYGMSMSSQYNSRPRAAEVMVSKTGKWRIIRRRETYEDLVRAERC, via the coding sequence ATGAAGCAATATCATCTTCCTGTTGCCGCCGGGCTGCTGCGCGATATAGCGGCCCGGGCCGGCACGCCAGTTTTTGTGTATTCGGAGAAAGAACTGGAAGACAGGTTTTTCTCCTACGAAAAACCGCTTGCCGGCTGCGGGCATCTGATTTGCTACGCGTTGAAGGCCAATTCCAACCTGTCGGTATGCCGCAAACTGGCGGCTTTGGGGGCCGGCGCGGACGTGGTTTCCGGCGGGGAGCTGGCCCGCGCGCTGGAAGCCGGTTTTGAGCCGCGCAAAATCATATTCACCGGCGTCGGCAAGACGGATGCCGAGCATGAAGCCGCTATTAAGGCGGGCATACTGTTTATAAATCTGGAATCGGCGGAGGAAGCCGCCGCGCTGGAGAAAACGGCCTCGCGCCTGCGCAGGCGGTGCAGCATATCGGTGCGCATCAACCCGGATATAGACCCGCGCACGCACAAATATATCTCCACCGGCAAAAAGGGCTCCAAATTCGGCGTTTCCGTCGGCGAGGCGGTCGGGATTTACCGCATGGCCGCCAAAAGCCGTTTTCTGGAGCCGGTGGCGGTTCACAGCCATCTGGGCTCGCAGATAAAGGATGTCTCGGTGTTTGAAAAGAACGCGCGCTTCCTGCTGTGGCTGCGCGGGGAGCTGCAAAACCACCTGGGCGCGCGGCTTTCGCATATAGACATAGGCGGCGGCTGGCATTGCGAGGAAGGCCTCCCCCCCGACCCGCCGGAAAAAATGCTTGCCCGCGCGCTGAAAGTGCTGCGCGGCTGCGGCGCGACGGTTATGGTGGAGCCGGGGCGCTCCATAGCCGCGCCGGCGGGCCTGCTGCTGGCTAAAGTTATCTACCGCAAGCAAAGCGGCGGCAAGAAGTTCGCCGTCGTTGACGCCGCCATGAACGATTTGCTCCGTCCCGCGCTTTACGGCGCGGCGCATCCGGTTGTAAGTCTTTCCGCCGGAGGCAGGGCGGCGGTTTTCAACATAGTCGGGCCCGTGTGCGAAAGCGGCGATTTTCTGGGCGTCAATATGAAAATATCCCCCCCCCGGCAGGGCGATATTCTGGCGGTTCTGTCCTGCGGGGCCTACGGGATGTCAATGTCGTCGCAGTATAATTCCCGCCCGCGCGCGGCGGAGGTTATGGTTTCCAAAACCGGCAAATGGCGCATAATCCGCCGCCGGGAAACCTACGAAGACCTTGTCCGCGCGGAAAGATGTTGA
- the ychF gene encoding redox-regulated ATPase YchF: METGIIGLPNVGKSSLFNALTNAGAASSNYPFTTIDPNVGVVPLPDRRLDRLFEIFKPPKKTAAPLRFVDIAGLVKGASKGEGLGNKFLANIREVDAVIHVVRLFQDDNVIHVMGGVDPARDVEIIETELMLADLETVEKMIPRLEGQCRAGDKTARTALETLKRVQAVLAAGKPASSLGLAPEETAQLQLLTLKPTLFVGNNSEKPNAGASKILSGLAAARGAGFVELCVKVEAELAELGEDERRAFLAESGEHYTGLEKVARASQKLMGLISFFTAGEEIEVRSWLIPEGFPAPRAAGKIHSDIERGFIRAEVYSFEDIDRHGSEKTLREKGLIRSEGRDYNIKDGDVCLFRFNV, encoded by the coding sequence ATGGAAACCGGAATAATAGGGCTGCCCAATGTGGGCAAATCGTCGCTGTTCAACGCGCTGACAAACGCGGGGGCGGCGTCTTCCAACTATCCGTTCACCACCATAGACCCCAACGTGGGCGTGGTGCCGCTGCCGGACCGCCGGCTGGACCGGCTATTTGAAATATTCAAGCCGCCGAAAAAAACCGCCGCGCCGCTGCGTTTTGTTGACATCGCCGGCCTTGTCAAAGGCGCAAGCAAGGGCGAGGGGCTGGGCAACAAATTCCTGGCCAATATACGCGAAGTGGACGCGGTGATTCATGTGGTGCGCCTTTTCCAGGACGACAACGTCATCCACGTCATGGGCGGGGTGGACCCCGCGCGCGACGTGGAAATAATAGAGACCGAGCTTATGCTGGCCGACCTGGAGACGGTGGAAAAGATGATTCCCCGGCTGGAAGGCCAGTGCCGCGCCGGCGACAAAACGGCAAGAACCGCGCTGGAAACGCTAAAGCGCGTGCAGGCCGTTCTTGCGGCGGGAAAACCGGCCTCCTCGCTTGGCCTTGCGCCGGAGGAGACGGCGCAGCTTCAGCTTCTCACCCTGAAACCGACGCTTTTTGTGGGCAACAATTCGGAAAAACCCAATGCCGGGGCTTCCAAGATTTTGTCCGGGCTTGCCGCCGCGCGCGGCGCGGGTTTTGTGGAGCTTTGCGTGAAGGTGGAGGCCGAACTGGCCGAACTGGGCGAGGACGAGCGCCGCGCCTTCCTGGCCGAAAGCGGCGAGCATTACACCGGCCTTGAAAAAGTCGCCCGCGCTTCTCAGAAGCTGATGGGCCTGATTTCATTTTTCACCGCCGGGGAAGAGATTGAGGTGCGCTCCTGGCTTATCCCGGAAGGGTTTCCCGCGCCGCGCGCCGCCGGCAAAATCCATTCCGACATAGAGCGCGGGTTCATCCGCGCCGAAGTCTATTCTTTTGAGGATATAGACCGTCACGGCAGCGAGAAGACGCTGCGCGAAAAAGGCCTCATACGCTCGGAAGGCAGGGATTACAATATCAAGGACGGCGACGTGTGCCTGTTTCGTTTTAACGTATGA
- a CDS encoding alpha/beta hydrolase-fold protein encodes MRLFFIFIWLLSALAVQPLLAAQPQSENVLAPRPKPDAFSGLHIYERGDMNTITRFYSPALGGTRTVRVLLPEGYDGSRESYPTVYFPGIRIFSWPGKEPYVPVSGVMAELRARGGAGKALAVGIDPASSGDFAVGASSGGAKAYAEFLSRDLIPYIETNYRALPGAGSRAVAGAFSSGAAALYMASRGGFLNCAALSPKLDAAGLSAVLSGSFPPEVKIWIDASLLEGEYGRGIMSGPVEMAAVEVALLDKLVYGKNLLAYADRSGVYGERGLARRLSRPLRWFFGGEDMRLVSLKPAASSAEAGVKNLMPETVLLSARLSFAGGLEADYIPPTARSSPPYFVRDGGVFRLAHGAEPGPVILSAQYEGQPFSAQVLLKKTVPAESAVSFRLIAPPGLPAGTRVFVSGSLPQFGSWKADAVELSRDSANRRLYRGSVKLPRGAGGTFKFTLGSWARAEKDASGEDTAGRPVLADSERVEISASVDKFGGH; translated from the coding sequence ATGCGGCTGTTTTTTATATTCATATGGCTCCTGTCTGCGCTTGCCGTGCAACCTCTGCTGGCGGCGCAGCCTCAATCCGAAAACGTGCTGGCGCCGCGCCCCAAACCGGACGCATTTTCCGGGCTGCATATATACGAGCGCGGCGACATGAACACCATCACCCGCTTTTATTCTCCGGCACTGGGCGGAACGCGCACCGTGCGAGTGCTGCTGCCGGAGGGATACGACGGGTCGCGGGAAAGCTATCCAACGGTGTATTTCCCCGGAATTAGGATATTTTCCTGGCCGGGAAAAGAGCCTTATGTCCCCGTCTCCGGTGTTATGGCGGAGCTGCGCGCCAGAGGCGGCGCCGGCAAGGCGCTGGCCGTGGGAATAGACCCGGCTTCCTCCGGGGATTTCGCGGTCGGCGCAAGCTCCGGCGGAGCGAAGGCTTATGCGGAATTCCTGTCGCGTGATTTAATTCCTTATATAGAAACCAATTACCGCGCCCTGCCGGGGGCTGGCAGCCGGGCCGTGGCCGGCGCGTTTTCCTCGGGGGCGGCGGCGCTGTATATGGCGTCGCGCGGCGGGTTTTTGAACTGCGCCGCGCTTTCCCCCAAGCTGGATGCCGCCGGCCTATCCGCCGTCCTGAGCGGCTCTTTCCCGCCGGAGGTGAAAATATGGATTGACGCCAGCTTGCTGGAGGGCGAATACGGCAGGGGCATCATGTCCGGCCCGGTGGAAATGGCCGCCGTTGAAGTCGCGCTGCTGGACAAGCTGGTCTACGGAAAAAACCTGCTTGCTTATGCGGACCGCTCCGGCGTTTACGGCGAGCGCGGGCTTGCGCGCCGCCTTTCCCGTCCGCTGCGCTGGTTTTTCGGCGGGGAGGATATGCGGCTGGTCTCGCTTAAACCTGCGGCCAGCTCCGCGGAGGCGGGCGTTAAAAACCTGATGCCGGAGACCGTGCTGCTGAGCGCGCGGCTTTCCTTTGCCGGCGGGCTTGAGGCGGATTATATCCCGCCGACGGCCAGATCGTCCCCGCCTTATTTCGTGCGGGACGGAGGGGTTTTCCGCCTGGCGCACGGCGCGGAGCCGGGGCCGGTGATTTTGTCCGCGCAGTATGAGGGGCAGCCGTTTTCGGCGCAGGTGCTGCTGAAAAAAACGGTTCCGGCGGAAAGCGCCGTGTCTTTCCGCTTAATCGCGCCGCCGGGGCTGCCGGCGGGGACGCGGGTTTTTGTCTCCGGCAGCCTGCCGCAGTTCGGCTCCTGGAAGGCCGACGCCGTGGAACTGTCGCGCGATTCGGCCAACCGGCGGCTGTACCGCGGTTCGGTGAAGCTGCCGCGCGGCGCGGGCGGGACTTTCAAATTCACGCTCGGCTCGTGGGCGCGGGCGGAAAAGGACGCCTCCGGAGAGGATACAGCCGGCAGGCCGGTGCTGGCGGATTCGGAGCGGGTGGAAATATCCGCCTCGGTGGACAAGTTCGGGGGGCATTGA
- a CDS encoding HEAT repeat domain-containing protein translates to MRHLSGHAGRRFCGICAAALLAALPSGICRAAGGDPATAGSTAAAQVVSVSTALCGGLYADMVSSSEAVRQSGLERAAALSGAGKDELSSCLARGLDRKIQPDAQSRILAAQALDRLGAAQPRRAELWEMFRSASAAEEAAAAAAALSPFVAQYPEYAAPLGKIFASGDNTANRLIAAWLLTRMGPAARGAQDKISPLLKDADPRLRGWTAAALAFMFPEKPEKTSARDIAGLFRYDEQTARAALEQLDPEGKKTAALLRPALSDPDPQLRAVCALVLGEMGEKAAEAVPDLMKMLESPDGKTAYAAAQALGGIGVPALEPLFECLGGESSAVRQCAAALAWMGGPAVDRLQRALASKSPSARTGGCEALGMMADHLLMPQAAMFYADPQSSFDRLRKVLPVLQKVAETETDEAARLSCLRAVEAIKKGL, encoded by the coding sequence ATGAGACATTTGTCCGGTCATGCGGGGCGGCGTTTTTGCGGGATATGCGCGGCGGCGCTGCTTGCGGCGCTGCCGTCCGGGATTTGCCGCGCCGCCGGCGGGGATCCCGCAACGGCGGGTTCCACCGCTGCGGCGCAGGTTGTTTCCGTTTCAACCGCGCTTTGCGGCGGATTGTATGCGGATATGGTTTCAAGCTCCGAAGCCGTCCGGCAGAGCGGGCTTGAGCGCGCCGCCGCGCTTTCCGGCGCGGGGAAAGACGAACTGTCTTCCTGCCTTGCGCGCGGGCTGGACAGAAAGATTCAGCCGGACGCGCAGTCGCGCATACTTGCCGCGCAGGCCCTGGACAGGCTGGGAGCCGCCCAGCCCCGCCGCGCGGAACTTTGGGAGATGTTCCGCTCCGCATCCGCCGCCGAGGAGGCCGCTGCCGCCGCTGCCGCGCTGTCGCCTTTCGTCGCGCAGTATCCCGAATATGCGGCGCCGCTGGGGAAAATTTTCGCTTCCGGCGATAATACTGCCAACAGGCTTATAGCGGCCTGGCTGCTTACCCGGATGGGCCCCGCCGCGCGCGGCGCGCAGGACAAAATTTCCCCGCTGCTCAAGGACGCCGACCCGAGGCTGCGCGGCTGGACGGCGGCGGCGCTGGCTTTCATGTTCCCGGAAAAGCCGGAAAAGACCTCCGCGCGCGATATCGCCGGGCTGTTCCGCTACGACGAGCAGACCGCCCGCGCCGCGCTGGAGCAGCTTGACCCCGAAGGCAAAAAAACCGCCGCGCTGCTGCGTCCCGCGCTTTCCGACCCGGACCCGCAATTGCGCGCGGTGTGCGCGCTTGTGCTTGGCGAAATGGGCGAAAAAGCCGCCGAAGCGGTTCCGGATTTGATGAAAATGCTTGAATCCCCGGACGGGAAAACGGCCTATGCCGCGGCGCAGGCGCTGGGAGGAATTGGCGTTCCCGCGCTGGAGCCGCTGTTCGAATGTCTGGGCGGGGAATCGTCCGCTGTCCGCCAGTGCGCCGCCGCGCTTGCCTGGATGGGCGGCCCCGCGGTTGACAGGCTGCAGCGCGCGCTGGCGTCCAAATCCCCCTCCGCCAGAACGGGCGGCTGCGAGGCTTTGGGCATGATGGCGGACCATTTGCTTATGCCGCAGGCGGCTATGTTTTACGCCGATCCGCAATCCTCATTTGACCGGCTGCGCAAAGTCCTGCCTGTTCTGCAAAAGGTCGCGGAAACTGAGACTGACGAGGCGGCGCGCCTCTCCTGCCTGCGCGCCGTGGAAGCCATAAAAAAAGGGTTGTAA